From Brassica oleracea var. oleracea cultivar TO1000 chromosome C3, BOL, whole genome shotgun sequence, a single genomic window includes:
- the LOC106335854 gene encoding uncharacterized protein LOC106335854, protein MTVLKRYVLRLFMSIKYITANVVDRNNGRVVTTASTVEHAIKNSLECGRTCNAKAAAIVGEVLAMRLKVEGLQDGQGRGIHADVKKEIEKKGFKSRTKVWAVINSLKNNGVTLILDDYDADDDKDYHDRSYEGHR, encoded by the coding sequence ATGACGGTTCTCAAGAGGTACGTCCTGAGGCTCTTCATGTCCATCAAGTACATAACAGCAAACGTGGTGGACAGAAACAACGGGAGAGTAGTGACAACAGCTTCAACCGTGGAGCACGCAATCAAGAACTCACTAGAGTGTGGCCGTACTTGCAATGCCAAAGCAGCTGCTATTGTTGGAGAGGTTTTGGCGATGAGGTTGAAAGTAGAAGGGCTCCAAGATGGGCAAGGACGAGGTATCCACGCAGATGTCAAGAAAGAAATTGAAAAGAAAGGGTTCAAGAGTCGAACCAAGGTATGGGCTGTTATTAACTCACTAAAGAACAATGGTGTTACACTCATCCTTGATGATTATGATGCTGATGATGACAAAGATTATCATGATCGTTCGTATGAGGGTCATCGTTAA
- the LOC106335853 gene encoding serine carboxypeptidase-like 48, whose amino-acid sequence MDSRTSFLTLFLCIFLFSHFPPSNSKPVTNDPLSFSSSASLPTLTAERLIKGFNLMPTRDVNVIPEDGSEAPRLVERNFDLPATIDRRDSGGSPSLQDFGHHAGYYKLPNSKAARMFYFFFESRSNKADPVVIWLTGGPGCSSELALFYENGPFTVSNNSSLAWNDFGWDKASNLIYVDQPVGTGFSYTSDESDLRHDEDGVSNDLYDFLQAFFKEHPQFVKNDFYITGESYAGHYIPALASRVHRGNKNKEGTHINLRGFAIGNGLTNPEIQYAAYADYALDMKLISQSDHDNLNRDYESCQQSIKECGADGGGEACASSYIVCNNIFQKIMNIAGNVNYYDVRKQCKGSLCYDFSNMEKFLNQKSVRTALGVGDIEFVSCSTAVYDAMQLDWMRNLEVGIPALLEDGIKMLIYAGEYDLICNWLGNSKWVHEMEWTGRKEFVAAATVPFNVDNREAGLMKNHGSLTFLKVHDAGHMVPMDQPKAALQMLKDWMQGKLGRPTGRTARQ is encoded by the exons ATGGACTCGAGAACATCATTTCTCACATTGTTCCTCTGTATATTCCTTTTCTCTCATTTCCCCCCCTCAAATTCCAAACCTGTCACAAACGACCCTTTATCATTCTCTTCGTCGGCGAGTTTGCCCACTCTTACGGCGGAGAGGTTAATCAAAGGTTTCAACTTGATGCCTACCCGTGATGTCAATGTCATCCCTGAAGACGGTTCTGAGGCTCCGAGACTCGTCGAGAGAAACTTTGATTTACCGGCGACCATTGACCGTCGTGACTCCGGCGGTTCTCCTTCGCTTCAGGATTTTGGTCACCATGCTGGTTACTACAAACTTCCTAATTCAAAAGCAGCCAG GATGTTCTATTTTTTCTTCGAGTCAAGAAGCAACAAAGCAGATCCTGTGGTGATTTGGCTAACCGGTGGACCCGGTTGCAGCAGCGAACTGGCTCTGTTCTATGAGAACGGACCGTTCACCGTCTCCAACAACTCATCTCTTGCTTGGAACGATTTCGGTTGGGACAAG GCATCAAATCTAATCTACGTGGACCAACCGGTAGGGACTGGTTTTAGTTACACATCGGACGAAAGTGATCTCCGACATGATGAGGATGGTGTCAGTAATGACCTTTACGACTTCTTACAG GCATTTTTCAAAGAACATCCACAGTTCGTGAAGAATGATTTTTACATTACCGGTGAATCCTACGCCGGACATTACATTCCGGCATTGGCTTCAAGAGTTCACCGTGGAAACAAGAACAAGGAAGGAACTCACATCAACCTTAGG GGCTTTGCGATTGGTAATGGTTTGACCAACCCAGAGATCCAATATGCTGCATACGCGGATTACGCGCTAGACATGAAGTTGATCTCACAATCTGATCACGATAACCTCAACCGTGATTACGAAAGTTGCCAACAATCCATCAAAGAATGCG GCGCTGATGGAGGTGGTGAAGCTTGTGCGTCTTCTTACATTGTCTGCAACAACATATTCCAAAAGATCATGAATATCGCTGGAAACGTAAAC TATTACGACGTGAGGAAACAATGTAAAGGAAGCTTATGCTATGATTTCTCGAACATGGAGAAGTTCTTGAACCAGAAATCCGTTCGTACGGCATTAGGTGTTGGAGATATCGAGTTTGTGTCTTGCAGTACTGCCGTCTATGATGCAATGCAGCTGGATTGGATGCGGAATCTTGAGGTCGGGATTCCCGCTCTCCTCGAAGATGGAATCAAGATGCTTATCTATGCTGGAGAATACGATCTCATCTGCAATTGGCTCG GAAACTCGAAATGGGTTCACGAGATGGAATGGACAGGCCGAAAAGAGTTTGTAGCAGCTGCAACTGTTCCATTCAATGTAGATAATAGAGAAGCCGGTTTAATGAAGAACCACGGTTCACTCACTTTCCTCAAG GTCCACGATGCTGGACACATGGTTCCAATGGATCAGCCAAAAGCAGCATTGCAAATGCTTAAGGATTGGATGCAAGGAAAGCTCGGTAGACCCACCGGTCGGACCGCTCGCCAGTGA